CGGCGACGGCAAACGGCTCGACCCGGTACTGGTCGGCTGAATCTGTGGCGAGTGAGTGCGAAATCGGCGCGAGCATCTCCAGCAGCCGCGCAGCGCGATTGCGGTCACCCGATTCGGCGACCGCCCGGACCACCCAGCCGGCGGCATGGGTGTATTGTCCCCCGTTCTCCCGCACGCCGGCGACGTAGCCCTTGATGTAGCCGGGATCGTTCGGGGTGTTCACAAACGGCGGGGTGAGCAACCGAATCAGACCTTCTGGTTCGGAGATCAACTCGCGCGACATCGCGGCCATCGAACTCTCGACGCGCTCCGGCGGCGCCGCGCCAGAGATCACCGCCCAGGCTTGCGCGAGGGCATCGATGCTGCATTCATCGCAAATTTTCGAACCCAGCGGATCGCCGTTGTCGTAGTAGGCGCGGCGGTACCATTCTCCGTCCCAGCCGCCTGCGTTGAGAGCGTCGAAGAGCTCTTTTCGATGCTTTGTATAACGGGCTGCGCGATCGGCGTCTCCCCGTTGCTCGCACAGGGGTACAAACTTGCCGAGGATGTGATACAGAAAGAACCCCATCCAGACGCTCTCGCCACGGCCGAGCCGACCGACGCGATTCATGCCGTCGTTCCAGTCTCCTGTTCCCATCAACGGCAAACCGTGTTCGCCGGTCGCCAATGATCGATCGATGGCTCGACAGCAATGGTCATAAAGACTGCCCGAGCCGCTCACTTCAGGCGTCAGATAGACCTCGTCTTCACCTGGCGGGACTAACTCGGCGGTGAGAAACGAAATTTCACTATTCAGGAACTCAACATCGCCGGTCGTGCGGACGTAGTCCGCGGTTCCCAGCGGGAGCCACAACAGATCGTCAGAGAAGTGAGTTCTCAAACCCCGTTCGATCGGTTCAGGATGCCACCAGTGGAGGACATCGCCATCGACAAACTGATGTCGCGCATGCAGCAGGATTTGTTCTCTGGCGAACTCGGGATCGAGCGGCAATAGCGAACCGGCGTCCTGCAGTTGATCGCGGAAGCCGAAAGCGCCGCTCGACTGATAGAACGCCGTCCGAGCCCACATCCGGCAGCACAGCGTCTGATAAGCCAGCCAGCCGTTGACCATCAGGTTCAGGACAGGCGAAGGGGTCTCGATCTGCACACCGCCGAGCAGCGTTTTCCAGAAGGTTTGAATTTCTGAGAGTGCGGCTCGAACCGTTGTGAGATCGCGATACCGTTCAGCTAATGTTGCCGCTGACTCTTCCGATTGCGTTTCACCGAGTACTACGACGCAGTTGACCGTACCGCCTGCGGGGATCGTGAAGGTCCGCTGCTGCGCAAAACACGGATCGAGACCTGCGCCTGCGCGCGAGTCGAGTTGCTGTCCCTCTCGCAATGCCCCAGGATTAGCCGGCGTGCCGTGCCGGCCGAGGAATGCGAGCCGGTCACAGGTGAACCCGCGACTTTCGGTTTTTACGCCGGTGATCGTCATGTCGGTGAAAGCAATGCCGCCGAGAAAATCACCTGCCGCCAGGTTCGAAGCACGCAAGCTGCCGTCATTTGACTGACTCGTCACGATCAGACTGGGCCGCTGCGGCAGCGAGCCGAGAATGAGCTGTTGATACGCTGTCAGCGAGAGTCGACGTTCTTGGTCGGACTCATTCTTCAACTCGATCCAGACGATCTTCACAGGGTCATGTCGCGGAACAAACAGCGTGACGGTCTGTTGAATGCCGTTGCACTTTGAGAGAAAGCGAGAAGAGCCGAACCCGTGTCGCACTTCGAAGTCGCACGGTGAAAGCGCGGGACCAGGGAGCGGCGACCAGACCGCGCCGGTCTCTTCATCCCGCAGATAAAATGCCTCGCCATGCGGGTCGCTGGCCGGTTCATTGGACCAGGGAGTGAGGCGATTCGCCTGACTGTTTCTTGCCCAGGTGCAGCCTGCCCCGGATTCGGAGACGAGAAAACCCGCCTGTTCGTTGGCGATCACGTTAATCCACGGCAGCGGCGGGCGCTTCCAGCCGTCGCCTTTCCAGGGGAGCCGGATGACGTACTCGGTCCCGTCACTGCTGAAGCCGCCGTAGCCGTTGAAGAACTGCAGAGTTTCCTGACTGTCTTCGAGAGGGCGCAGCTCCTGCTGAGCCACAGACAGGATCACTCCCTTGCTTGATGCCGGCTCGGCGGGAACCTCGCCCGTCGGTTTTAGGTTTGGCAATGCATCGTGAACCACCAGACTGACGGTCGCCAGAATGAGATTTTGTTCGACGTTGCTGAGCTCGTCGACATTCAGTGTGAAGACGCGGTCATCGAGACCTGTCGGTGCTGGTGAATTAGAATCGGTCAGGACGAGCAGATTGGTATAGAAACCCTTTGTATTCCAGTACCGCCGCGCCGCCAGAAGTTCGCCGGCAGCTGTGCTCTTCCAATTTCCAATCAGCGCCACTTGCGGTCTGTCTCGCGGAATAGGGAACCGGCCAAATAAGGCGTTGATGTCAGCATCCGTCGGTAAAACGGCGGGGGCGGGAACCAGCGTGCGGTCGCCATAGCGCATCGCAGTGGCGAGTTGCTGGAATTGTTCCGCTTGAGCGTCGGAGATGCCTTGTTCGCGTCGCAGGTTCTGCTCAGCCGTTGCCGCATTGTCGAACGCCTTCACGACAGCCGCAGGCTCGCGATAGCGTTTCGCCGCCGTAATGACGGCTGCGGTCGTCTCGGCAATTCCAGTCAGATAGTGAAATTCTCGCTCTTCATCGACGCCGAGTTCAATGACCGTTCGCAGACTACAGCAAGGGTCCAGGACATTGCCGGTCGTACCGGACAATTTCCCGTCCAGCGCCGCTGGTCGCGCTGCGGTTCGGCCTCGGCCAAGAAACCGTAATCGGTCGGTTTCCCATTCGCGGACCTCAGCGCCGCACAGCACATGAAACAGGCAAGGCCAGGTTTCGGAGTTGGCTCGAGGGCGGCGCTTGACTACCAACGCCCCCTGCTCTTTCAGGAACTCGGTCTGCAGAAAGAGCTTGGAAAACGCCGGATGCCCCAGGTCGGCTGCTTGCCAGTTCAAGACCGCTTCAAAGTAGCTGGTGACTTCGATACGACGTTTGCAACCTGACAGATTATTCAACCGCAGACGTCGAATTTCGAGATCGTCATCCACGCTCACAACGACGTCGAGATGGGATTCAATTCCCTCGCAGCTTTGCCAGAGATGCAACTGTCCTGGCGAACTACTGGCTCGCGACTGTTGCTTTGGATGCAAAACCGGCTGCATGGCTGCCGACCACACCTCGCCAGTCTCCAGATCTCGCAGGTAGATGAACTGTCCATGGGCATCTTCGACCGGATCTTCGAGCCAGCGGTTGACGACATAGGCATGTCGTCGCGACTGGCCTGTTCCGGCTGCCGTGATCGACATGAAGTAGCGGCCATTCGAAAGCAGGCAGCCACCAGGTGTGATCGAGTTTTCAGTATTCATGGCGAGCTCATGCAGATCAAATGGTTGTGGCAGCAAATTGCAGTTTGACGTCGGCCGGCAGTTGTCGAACAACTGCTTCGTGTTCGTTGAACTCAGCAATGGCCTGGTCGTTGACGGTCACACTTTGAATCGGGCCGGATATCGGAAGTCGCAAAACAAACCCACCGGCAGGCACGACTAGCGACCCTCCCAGGGAGACGCGGTATTTGCCTGCTGAAACGCCGATCATCCCGAGATCCAGACGACCGTACCAGGTCGGGAAGTTGGTGATTGAAATGCCGCCTTTGGAGTTGATCCAGTCGGCGTCAACTCCGGCTCCGATCACCAGTGAATCGTCCGCTTCGCGTTCATAGGCGAACAGCGACGCGAAGGCGAGCATGTACTCGGCCGCGATCCAGGTGTGAGGGAGATCGCCCAAATGGCCGGGCGTGCGCGGCTTGTGCCAGGTAATTTCAGGCCATTGATTCCAGGGTCGCGGGCGACGGTCGTCGAGATAATACCCGAGCAGTTCCAGGGCCTCAGCACGTTTTCCCAACCGCACGAGTGCCCCGATGATCCGGATTTCATAAGCGGAATAATTGTTCCACGGGATTTCGCCCCGATGTTTTTTGAGCGTGTCGCTGACGAACAGGTCGAACATCGCCTGCAATGGTTTACTCGGAAGATCCTGCTGGTTCTGCAGCAGGCCGACGGCATTGGCCGTTGCAGTTGGATCGTAGTCGGCCCATTCGACTGAGCCGGGGACGTAGTTGAGCTGGCGATCGGCAATCACTTTTTCAATCGATTCTCGCAAGCTCTGGTGCATGGCATTCGCGAGTTTGGCGAAATGTCGGGCAGGTTCGGCTTTTCCCAATTCCTTCGCCGCCGCGGCGATATCCTTGAGCCCCCGTAGCGCCCAGAAGTCATCCCAGTACGAATGCACCGGCTGCGCGAGATACCCTTCATGACTGGCCGATTCGGGTAGTAGACCCTGCATCGCTTTGTGGTCGGGCCGCGAATACTTTGCTGTTAATCTTTGCGCCCGCAGCGACTCGATGAACTTCGCTGCCAGCAGCATGTGCGGCCACATCTCTTGCAGAAATTCACGATCGCGAGTGAACCGGAATGCCTCCATTACTGAATAGATGAACTCACCGTGGCTGTCGTGCTCGACCAGCCAGTCCGGGCCGGTGCGGTCGACGCAACAAGGCACAAAGCCGTCCTCGCGTTGATAGCCGGCATACCATTCGGCGAACTCAGGCAACGCCTCGTTGTCGCCGCTGCGTAACAGCGCCCCCCCCATGATCGCGCCGTCACGGATCCACGATCGGGTGTACCGTCGCGGGCCCGGCTGTAATGCGGGGCCATCCCGATTGATGAGAATCTGCCCGGCAGCGGTGCGGAATGTTCGTGCCGCTTCGGTCGCTACGCCAGGCGGCGTGTGAAATTGAACGGAATTCAGACGACGTTGCCAGAGACGAACAGCAGCCGCGAACTCCTCCGCTCCATCCATTTTTTTGATTCGCCGAACGAATCCGGCATCTGCCTTTGGCACATCACCAAAGGGAACCGCCACATAGATCGACTGCGTCTCCCCTGCAGCCAGAGCGAGATCGAACTGCAGTGCGGCAGACGCCAGTCCTTGTTCATCATGAATATGAGTGCTCTCCGGAAATTGCTTTTCCGCAAGCAAGTCGGAGATGACGCCTTGTTCGAAAGGGGCGCCCCCGAACTGCGTTGGCTCCGTCAATGGAATGACCGCTTTCGCTCCGTTCACCCAGGCAGCGCCCTGCTTCCAGCGAATGTCGTGAACCTCGCTGACACCGCCCAGCGAGTTCCACTTCTGCCAGGGAGGAGTCACCTGATGCGGGCGAATCGCGACGAAGAGTTTGATGTTCTGCTTTCGCGATGTGCTGTTCGTCACCTGATAACGGGCGAAGAAAGTTGCTTCGCTACGATGACCAGTCGCGAACGCGGTCACTTCGAGCTGGACGTTCGGCAGACTCCAGGTGACGCTGGGAATCGGCAAGTCATCCGCTTCCAAACTGACCGAACGCCGGGCATCCGCCCAGGTCAGGAACTCCTCTTGCACTTGAAGAAATGGCTCAAGCGAAAACGAGCCGCGATCCGGTTCGGTCAGACCGTCTTCATTGATTAACCCGCAGGTCTCGCCATCGGGAATGCCGGCACAGGTCCAGTAACTTTGCTCACGGAACAGATAACGGGGGTAACGCCCTTTCGGGCTGCGAGCAGCAGCGGCGTAGAGCAGTTCATCCAGCGAACGCGCGATGTCGAACGGCATGACTTCGATGCGGCGGATACCGGCGGGGCCGTTCAACGCAATTCGCAGATAGCGAGATTCCTTGTTCTTCAACTGGAACAGGCTGCGGCCGCCTGAAGAGTGGGACGACTTGTAGACGCGTTCCCAATGCACGCCATCGTCGGAGGCTTCAACCGTGAACTTGCGGGCGTCCTGTTTCGGATTCCATTCGATCAGCAGTCCGCCGTACTCGCGGATGTTGTGAAAATCGATCTGCAGCCAGGGCGATGAATCGCTCGCCGTCGGCCACCAGCCATGAGCGGGCTTTTTACTGAGCAGAGTTGCGAGGTTACTGCCGCGGGCGGAGCTTGACGATGTGACCTTGGGTTTGCGACCGGTCCTATTTTCAAACGTCAGGTCTTCGAACCAGACGGTTCCCTGACCGCCGGGGCGACTCCCTGCGTTGATGACAAATTCAATCTGTTTGAGTCGCCGCGGCCGTCCGCCGCCAGCCGGTCCCCAGGCGAATTCGATGTCGCGGCTGGGTAAGATCAGGTCACGACCGTTGGCCGGGAACTCGAATTGATTCTCCTGCCAGCGCCACACGTTCTGACCGGTGTGGTCGGTCAGCTTGAATTCCAGCGTGTTTCGCGGTGCATCGCCGCGTACGCGAAATCGAAATGCGAATGCTTCCGGCAGCAGCACATCGACCTCTTTGCGAACACCGATAAAGCCGCTTTCCCCTTTGAAGTCGAAGTCCAGCCGCAGCGTCAGGCACGACGGTTCCCCTTCGCTGGAAACGGCGAGGTCAGCTTGACCTGATGCGAACGGACTCCACCCGGACGCATCCAGCGAATCGTCGAGAGCGCGCGACATGGAAACCAGCGGAAAGAGGACGGGAGAACCTGCGAAACGTTGCTCCGGGCATTTTCACAAAAATGTCGCTGGCCTGAAAGCTGGCGGGATCAATTGTGGTTGATGCTTGAGTCCACCCGCATTGAGTTCCCGGATGAGTACTGTCAGCGACCAGCAAAATCGCGGCACTTGTTATCCGGAATTCCCCTGTGACAACCAGCCTCACAAGAGCGTTTGTGAACGTCCAGTAAAGAGTCTGTGCAATAACGGTGATGATTCGTCAAAACGTGCTTGGGAAACTTTCCAGCGAGCCAAAAACTTTGTCAAACCTCTTCTGACGGCGACAACTAGGCCTGTAGCGATTGAGCTGCGAATGGCGGCTCAGCAACAGGCAGCTGCAAGGACGCATTCAAGACTGTTGTCCGATCCACGCAGGGCGCATGGCCCTGTCGGCGTCGCACTCATGGCTGCTGAAGTCGCAAGGAATGCGGCTCAGGGCATGACCATCACGGTGAAACCAAGTGCGTCCTTCCTGCCCTCATGACGATCCCTCGGCGCTGCCTGGAGCGCAGAGCGATCACGCATTTCCGCTCGCTGAATCTGAAGGCAGTGAATTTGGCGAGTCGGAACGGGGGGAAGAGTTTATCCGGCTCCTGACGAAGTCGTATCCATCCATCTACGCCTATACGCGAACGTTGATCTCGAACGCCGCCGACGCGGAAGACTGCATGCAGGACGCCATCCTGCAACTGTGGCGAAAATTTGACGAGTTCGACCGCGAGGGAAGTTTCTCACGCTGGGCCCGGGGGTTTGTGCGGCGGATCGTCAAGAACCATCACCGCAAGCTGCGGCCTCGCTATCTGGCCCTGGATGACGACCTGATCGACCGCCTGGCAGCCGTTCAGGGGGGCGTACATGAACTCCTCGAACTGCGACGGCAGCAATTGTCCGAATGCCTGGACAAGCTCCCCCCTGCCGATCGAGCCCTGATCGGCGGTTACTACAAGCACGGAGAATCGGTGACTGAGCTTTCCAAACAGATTGGCCGCACGCCTGCCGCAATTTATCAGGCGCTGCGACGGGCACGACTGGTCCTGTTTCGTTGCGTCGACCGGCATCTTGGAAGGGACGAATGATGCGGGCTGATGAATCTGAAAAGAACCGCAACCTGCTGGCCGCCATCGACGGCTGGTACTCAGGGACGCTGAGCGAGTCGGGTGCGATCCAGTTGAAAGAACGGCTGCGGAACGATCTGCAGGCGTGCCACCTCTTTATTGAATACGGGGACATGCTGGTCTCGCTATCGCTGGAAGGGGAAGCAACTCATGCCGATCCAGTGGATACCTGGATGGCGGGGGCCCACAAGGCGGAAGAGTCAGCGATTCGTCAATCAGGTTGGCGCGGGGCCGGTATCGGACTGTTGCTGGCTGCGGTGGGAGCGGTCTTTGTGGCCGTCTCACTGCTCATTCCGTCTCAACAGTTTGCTCCGCTGACACTCGTCAAAGAAGAAGAGCCAACGCTTCCATCCGTCGCCGCCAGGGAGCCTGTCATTCCAGCCGCGGCGGTGATTAGCGAAATCAGCCTGCAATCTGGTCGCCGTGTCACATTCGAACTGGTGCGTGGACTGGTCAGGACTGGCGGCTTATTACCAGGCGAAAAATTGCTGCCAGACGATGAACTGCATATTGGAGAGGAGGGACTGTTTGTCGAGATGACGTTCGCCAGCGGCGTGCGGCTGGTCTTGCAAGGACCGGCTCAGCTGGTGGTTGAAACGCCGATGTCCGCCCGACTCGTCAGCGGTCGTGCTTTGGGATTTGTGCCTCCTGCGGCGGTCGGATTTGCTCTTGCGGTTCCCAGCGGATTGGTCCGCGACCAGGGGACCGAGTTCGCCGTCGACGCGGCGGATGAAAAGACGAGCGTCTCCGTGCTCACAGGGATGGTCGACTGCGAACTGATGACAACTGATCCCATTGCAAAACAATCGCGGCTGCAGCGAGGCGAGCATGTGCAGTTTGATCCGGCAGCCGGCCTGCTGGTTCCGCTGGCAATGTCCCCCGCGTCACTTGGGAGAATCGTCGAGTTTCATGAAGGTGTTGCCGGAACGGCCGGCGATGTGCAGGTCTTCCTGAACCCGGCGCCGCTCCCGTCGGGAAAAGAGATGCTGCTGTCGGATTCGGCTCTGCTGTATCGGGACCGGAAAAATGTGTCTCTTGGATGGTCGAGAGGGACGGCTGAAATTCAGCTCACATCTTCCGAAGGAAACTCGCCGGTGCATCTCGACAGAGTGTCGCTGCAGGCACGGGAAGAATTCGCTGACAACATCACGATCGATTCTTATCTGGTGCGACTGAAAACGCAGGAACGGAAACTTCTGGTGGTCTCAGGTTCGATCACATTCCGTCAGGAGATTGTTGGAGTCATCACCTCGACGGCAGGGCTGATTGCCACCGATGAAATATTGGCATCTTCGGAACTCGCCGCCGACTGGAATGCCCATCCTGTGGAATCTCGCGGTAGCAACGAATCGGCCGATGTCGTCGACATCAGCGACGACGGCAAAACAGTGAGTTTCAAGTTGCAAACGAGCGGCGCCATCGACGAGATGCGCATCCTGGTTCGCAATCGAGCTGCGGAGGCCGCAGTCCCGCTGAATGAGATCAACTGATCACGATGATCCGGCGTTCACGCGGAGGCGCCGGAGCTCTCTCACCACGCAAGAGCAACAACTCCGACTCATGTTTTTAAGGGAAGTACAGATGAAATCATCGATTCGTAAACGTCGCGCGTTCACCTTGATCGAACTGCTGGTGGTTATTGCCATCATCGGCATCCTCGTGGCTCTGCTGCTGCCAGCCGTGCAGCAGGCGCGTGAAGCAGCCCGCATGAGCCAGTGCCGGAACAACATGAAGCAGCTCGGCATCGCGATTCACAACTACCACGATGCGTTCGGGATGTTTCCCTATGCCCGCGGCGGCACGAGCCATCCGGACGGGGGCACGATCAACAAGACAGCCAATAATGCAACTCGCGCCAGCGGCTACATCGGCCTGCTGCCGTTTCTCGATCAGGCGCCGCTGTACAACATCATCAGCTCCTCGCAAACATTCAACGGCACGAGCTATGTCGCGTTTGGCCCATGCCCGTCATCTCGCACCTATGGCACCTACGATTACCCGCCGTTCATGACTCAGATCCCCGCACTGCAATGTGCGAGTTCACAGGTCATTGAAACGAATGTCTTCGGGGGCACGACGAACTATGCGTTCTGTTGGGGAGACAACAACCGCAGCATCACCGGCTCGGAAACCGTCAGCGCCCGGCAGGGAGTGCGGAACAACAAACGCGGACTGTTTGGACTGCAGCAGTGTCGCAAGATGCGCGATATCCCGGATGGATCGAGTAACACGGTGGCCTTCGGCGAAATCGCCACAAGTAACAACCCGAACTCCATTCGCGGCGGCGTGGCCCTCTCGCGTGGAACTGATCCGGCATATAACCTGAATATCTCCTGCCAGGGCCAAGGTGACCGAGCGACCGGGTTGCTCAACAACGCCGGCACAAACGCCAACCTGCGCGGCAACGGCTGGGCGAACGGGATCTCGTCTTACACCGGGATGGCCACCGTGCTGCCGCCGAACTCTCCCCACTGCCTGCAGAGCGGCAACGACCATTCCGATGGGCAATCGCCTGCCAGCAGCTGGCATTCAGGCGGAGGCGCGAACGTGCTACTGGCCGACGGCTCGGTGCGGTTCATCAGCGAGAACATCGACGTCGGCAATCAGGCATTAAGAGACCTCAAAGTCGGCCCGACTCCGTTCGGCGTGTGGGGATCGCTGGGGTCGATCGCCGGGGAAGAAATCGCTGGTGAATTCTAGACGGACTGGTTCGCTCAACGGCTGGCAGCGGCGATGGGGACGCGACGTCAAACGACGTTCGCCCCTCTCCCCTGAACACACGGCAGAGGGGTTAACCAGGGCCGCGGCCGTTCCTTCACTGCTCACAAGAGGTATTCAACAATGCGTCAGTCGATTCGTTTCCTGATTGTTCCAGTCGCGATGGGCAGTCTGTTGCTGCTCAATGGGTGTGGAAAGAAAGTGAGCGGTCGGCCCGAGCCGGTCCCGGTTAAAGGACTCGTCCTGGTGAACGGCCAACCGCTGGGGAACACGACCTTGGTCTTCGCCCCGGAAGGACATCAGTATGCCGCCTTCGGGCAGTCCGATGAACAGGGGCGGTTTCAGTTAACGACATTCGATAAAGGGGACGGAGCAGTCCCTGGCAAGTTCAGCGTCACGGCTTCCAATTTCTGGGTGGAAGAACACCCCGGAGGCTCGGTAACCGAACACCACAAGCTGCCCGCCAAGTTCCGCGACCCCGCGACCAGCGGCCTGTCGGCCACCGTCACCGAGGACGGCCCGAACGAAATCACCGTCGAAGTCCAGGCGAGCGGTTCCGGCGAAACGATCCACACGCCGGGTTAACCGGCGTCTTTCGCTGAATTCCGTTCATCGACATCCCACAAACGCAAGAGAGAAACAGGGGACTGACGTCCCCCGCTCGCCAGGAAAATAACATGACTTTGCGAAATGTGATGAATGTTTTCTTAACAGTCACACTAAGCTTCGCTGCTGCAAGTTCTGCATGTGCCGAAACACTCAGTCCGTTGCCGGCAGGAGCCTTCAGTATCGTGCTGATCCCCGACACGCAGGCTTATAAAGGGGAAGGAGTGAAAGGCGGAAAGGATTCGACGGATCCGGTGACGAACCCCATTTTCGCCGCTCATACGAAGTGGATCAGCGAAAACATCGGCAAGCAGAACATTGTCTTTGTGAGCCACGTCGGCGATATCGTCGACATCAACGAGCCTCGTCAGTGGAAAGTCGCCCAGGCGTGCATGGACGTGATCCACGGCAAGATTCCCTATGGGATCTCGGTGGGCAACCACGATATGACAACTAAAGGGGACTCGTCATTGTTTCAGGAGCATTTCCCGAAGTCACGCTTCGACGGCTGCGGCTGGTACGGCGGCTGCTTCCCAGGTTATGACACTCGTCCCCAAATCTCTGGTAACAACGCTAACAGCTATCAGTTGTTCTCCGCAGGCGGGCAGGATTACATCTTCCTGCACATGGAATGCAATGCTCCCGATGACGTTGTGGAATGGGCGAACAAGCTCCTCAATCAACATGCCGATCGTCGGGCGTTCATCACCTGTCACATGGGCTGGGGACCGCTGCAGCATCCCAAAGATAATGACGGCTATG
This window of the Planctomicrobium piriforme genome carries:
- a CDS encoding GH36-type glycosyl hydrolase domain-containing protein; the encoded protein is MNTENSITPGGCLLSNGRYFMSITAAGTGQSRRHAYVVNRWLEDPVEDAHGQFIYLRDLETGEVWSAAMQPVLHPKQQSRASSSPGQLHLWQSCEGIESHLDVVVSVDDDLEIRRLRLNNLSGCKRRIEVTSYFEAVLNWQAADLGHPAFSKLFLQTEFLKEQGALVVKRRPRANSETWPCLFHVLCGAEVREWETDRLRFLGRGRTAARPAALDGKLSGTTGNVLDPCCSLRTVIELGVDEEREFHYLTGIAETTAAVITAAKRYREPAAVVKAFDNAATAEQNLRREQGISDAQAEQFQQLATAMRYGDRTLVPAPAVLPTDADINALFGRFPIPRDRPQVALIGNWKSTAAGELLAARRYWNTKGFYTNLLVLTDSNSPAPTGLDDRVFTLNVDELSNVEQNLILATVSLVVHDALPNLKPTGEVPAEPASSKGVILSVAQQELRPLEDSQETLQFFNGYGGFSSDGTEYVIRLPWKGDGWKRPPLPWINVIANEQAGFLVSESGAGCTWARNSQANRLTPWSNEPASDPHGEAFYLRDEETGAVWSPLPGPALSPCDFEVRHGFGSSRFLSKCNGIQQTVTLFVPRHDPVKIVWIELKNESDQERRLSLTAYQQLILGSLPQRPSLIVTSQSNDGSLRASNLAAGDFLGGIAFTDMTITGVKTESRGFTCDRLAFLGRHGTPANPGALREGQQLDSRAGAGLDPCFAQQRTFTIPAGGTVNCVVVLGETQSEESAATLAERYRDLTTVRAALSEIQTFWKTLLGGVQIETPSPVLNLMVNGWLAYQTLCCRMWARTAFYQSSGAFGFRDQLQDAGSLLPLDPEFAREQILLHARHQFVDGDVLHWWHPEPIERGLRTHFSDDLLWLPLGTADYVRTTGDVEFLNSEISFLTAELVPPGEDEVYLTPEVSGSGSLYDHCCRAIDRSLATGEHGLPLMGTGDWNDGMNRVGRLGRGESVWMGFFLYHILGKFVPLCEQRGDADRAARYTKHRKELFDALNAGGWDGEWYRRAYYDNGDPLGSKICDECSIDALAQAWAVISGAAPPERVESSMAAMSRELISEPEGLIRLLTPPFVNTPNDPGYIKGYVAGVRENGGQYTHAAGWVVRAVAESGDRNRAARLLEMLAPISHSLATDSADQYRVEPFAVAADIYGATPHIGRGGWTWYTGSSGWLYRVAIESILGIRIENGDTLVVSPCVPDEWPGFRAVLHNKSVGKDCEIVVENPNRRSGKIAFAEVNGQRMEVNAPLVHIPLTKQGGVQQVRLVLG
- a CDS encoding FecR family protein — encoded protein: MMRADESEKNRNLLAAIDGWYSGTLSESGAIQLKERLRNDLQACHLFIEYGDMLVSLSLEGEATHADPVDTWMAGAHKAEESAIRQSGWRGAGIGLLLAAVGAVFVAVSLLIPSQQFAPLTLVKEEEPTLPSVAAREPVIPAAAVISEISLQSGRRVTFELVRGLVRTGGLLPGEKLLPDDELHIGEEGLFVEMTFASGVRLVLQGPAQLVVETPMSARLVSGRALGFVPPAAVGFALAVPSGLVRDQGTEFAVDAADEKTSVSVLTGMVDCELMTTDPIAKQSRLQRGEHVQFDPAAGLLVPLAMSPASLGRIVEFHEGVAGTAGDVQVFLNPAPLPSGKEMLLSDSALLYRDRKNVSLGWSRGTAEIQLTSSEGNSPVHLDRVSLQAREEFADNITIDSYLVRLKTQERKLLVVSGSITFRQEIVGVITSTAGLIATDEILASSELAADWNAHPVESRGSNESADVVDISDDGKTVSFKLQTSGAIDEMRILVRNRAAEAAVPLNEIN
- a CDS encoding metallophosphoesterase; protein product: MLIPDTQAYKGEGVKGGKDSTDPVTNPIFAAHTKWISENIGKQNIVFVSHVGDIVDINEPRQWKVAQACMDVIHGKIPYGISVGNHDMTTKGDSSLFQEHFPKSRFDGCGWYGGCFPGYDTRPQISGNNANSYQLFSAGGQDYIFLHMECNAPDDVVEWANKLLNQHADRRAFITCHMGWGPLQHPKDNDGYVTDPKGRMQWGKIHGERGNTPQQLWDKCYRKHANLIAVFSGDQSRTQAYKAATPGDEGNIVHELLQDYGSGWLRMYRFLPADNRVEAITFDPRTEELCEGTKLVPNREEHQFQFTIQNSVNK
- a CDS encoding discoidin domain-containing protein, with product MSRALDDSLDASGWSPFASGQADLAVSSEGEPSCLTLRLDFDFKGESGFIGVRKEVDVLLPEAFAFRFRVRGDAPRNTLEFKLTDHTGQNVWRWQENQFEFPANGRDLILPSRDIEFAWGPAGGGRPRRLKQIEFVINAGSRPGGQGTVWFEDLTFENRTGRKPKVTSSSSARGSNLATLLSKKPAHGWWPTASDSSPWLQIDFHNIREYGGLLIEWNPKQDARKFTVEASDDGVHWERVYKSSHSSGGRSLFQLKNKESRYLRIALNGPAGIRRIEVMPFDIARSLDELLYAAAARSPKGRYPRYLFREQSYWTCAGIPDGETCGLINEDGLTEPDRGSFSLEPFLQVQEEFLTWADARRSVSLEADDLPIPSVTWSLPNVQLEVTAFATGHRSEATFFARYQVTNSTSRKQNIKLFVAIRPHQVTPPWQKWNSLGGVSEVHDIRWKQGAAWVNGAKAVIPLTEPTQFGGAPFEQGVISDLLAEKQFPESTHIHDEQGLASAALQFDLALAAGETQSIYVAVPFGDVPKADAGFVRRIKKMDGAEEFAAAVRLWQRRLNSVQFHTPPGVATEAARTFRTAAGQILINRDGPALQPGPRRYTRSWIRDGAIMGGALLRSGDNEALPEFAEWYAGYQREDGFVPCCVDRTGPDWLVEHDSHGEFIYSVMEAFRFTRDREFLQEMWPHMLLAAKFIESLRAQRLTAKYSRPDHKAMQGLLPESASHEGYLAQPVHSYWDDFWALRGLKDIAAAAKELGKAEPARHFAKLANAMHQSLRESIEKVIADRQLNYVPGSVEWADYDPTATANAVGLLQNQQDLPSKPLQAMFDLFVSDTLKKHRGEIPWNNYSAYEIRIIGALVRLGKRAEALELLGYYLDDRRPRPWNQWPEITWHKPRTPGHLGDLPHTWIAAEYMLAFASLFAYEREADDSLVIGAGVDADWINSKGGISITNFPTWYGRLDLGMIGVSAGKYRVSLGGSLVVPAGGFVLRLPISGPIQSVTVNDQAIAEFNEHEAVVRQLPADVKLQFAATTI
- a CDS encoding DUF1559 domain-containing protein encodes the protein MKSSIRKRRAFTLIELLVVIAIIGILVALLLPAVQQAREAARMSQCRNNMKQLGIAIHNYHDAFGMFPYARGGTSHPDGGTINKTANNATRASGYIGLLPFLDQAPLYNIISSSQTFNGTSYVAFGPCPSSRTYGTYDYPPFMTQIPALQCASSQVIETNVFGGTTNYAFCWGDNNRSITGSETVSARQGVRNNKRGLFGLQQCRKMRDIPDGSSNTVAFGEIATSNNPNSIRGGVALSRGTDPAYNLNISCQGQGDRATGLLNNAGTNANLRGNGWANGISSYTGMATVLPPNSPHCLQSGNDHSDGQSPASSWHSGGGANVLLADGSVRFISENIDVGNQALRDLKVGPTPFGVWGSLGSIAGEEIAGEF
- a CDS encoding sigma-70 family RNA polymerase sigma factor → MRPSCPHDDPSALPGAQSDHAFPLAESEGSEFGESERGEEFIRLLTKSYPSIYAYTRTLISNAADAEDCMQDAILQLWRKFDEFDREGSFSRWARGFVRRIVKNHHRKLRPRYLALDDDLIDRLAAVQGGVHELLELRRQQLSECLDKLPPADRALIGGYYKHGESVTELSKQIGRTPAAIYQALRRARLVLFRCVDRHLGRDE